In one Mycobacterium heckeshornense genomic region, the following are encoded:
- a CDS encoding TetR/AcrR family transcriptional regulator yields the protein MPSISNAPETGDKILRAAASCVRDFGVERVTLAEIARRAGVSRPTVYRRWPDTRSILAALLTRHITAAARDVPARGHGREALVERIVAVAERLRRDKLVMAVLRSELAMVYITERLGTSQQLLIDALADELRAAQRHGSVRSGDPRRLAAMVLLITQSTIQSARIVRPILNADALSAELAYSLNGYLS from the coding sequence ATGCCGTCAATCAGTAATGCCCCGGAAACCGGGGACAAGATCCTTCGGGCCGCGGCCAGCTGCGTGCGCGATTTCGGGGTGGAGCGGGTGACCCTGGCCGAAATCGCGCGCCGGGCCGGGGTGAGCCGACCGACGGTCTACCGTCGCTGGCCCGACACCCGGTCCATCCTGGCCGCGCTGTTGACCCGCCACATCACCGCCGCGGCACGCGACGTTCCGGCGCGCGGCCACGGTCGTGAGGCACTCGTCGAGCGGATCGTGGCAGTTGCCGAACGGTTGCGGCGCGACAAGCTCGTCATGGCCGTGCTGCGCTCGGAGTTGGCGATGGTCTACATCACCGAGCGGCTGGGCACCAGCCAGCAGCTGCTCATCGACGCCTTGGCCGACGAACTGCGCGCCGCGCAGCGCCATGGCAGCGTGCGCTCCGGTGACCCTCGTCGGCTCGCCGCGATGGTCTTGCTGATCACCCAGTCCACGATCCAGTCCGCGCGGATCGTCCGGCCGATCCTGAACGCCGACGCGCTCAGCGCCGAGCTGGCCTACTCGCTGAACGGATACCTGTCCTGA
- a CDS encoding FAD-binding oxidoreductase, giving the protein MKWNAWGDPAAAKPLSESIRSLLKQALGVQDSDAAELDADRVRLSSSALGQADYDALAAIVGPDFCRVGDRDRLLHAGGKSTLDLLRRKDAGVQEAPDAVLLPGKEDDVAAILRYCSQRGIAVVPFGGGTSVVGGLDPIRGRFDAVVSLDLRRFDRLHALDEVSGVAELGAGVTGPQAESLLGEHGFSLGHFPQSFEFATIGGFAATRSSGQDSAGYGRFDDMVRGLRVITPAGALELGRAPASAAGPDLRELLIGSEGVFGVITRVRLRVHRIPEASIYEAWSFPDFATGADALRAVSQTGTGPTVIRLSDEAETGVNLATTEAIGEQQITGGCLAITVFVGTAAHAESRHAETRALLQAHGGTSLGEEPARAWQRGRFSAPYLRDSLLAAGALCETLETATDWSNIAALKAAVTDALTVALAESGTPALVLCHISHVYPTGASLYFTVVAGQRGNPIEQWRAAKAAACDAIMATGGTITHHHAVGADHRPWLRDEIGDLGVQILRAVKSALDPAGILNPGKLIP; this is encoded by the coding sequence ATGAAATGGAACGCGTGGGGGGATCCGGCGGCAGCCAAACCGCTGTCGGAAAGTATCCGGTCACTGCTGAAACAGGCGCTGGGCGTGCAGGATTCGGATGCGGCCGAGCTCGACGCAGACCGGGTCCGGCTGTCTTCGAGCGCGCTGGGGCAGGCCGATTACGACGCGCTGGCGGCCATCGTCGGCCCGGATTTCTGCCGGGTCGGTGACCGGGACCGACTGCTCCACGCCGGCGGCAAGTCCACGCTGGATCTGCTGCGGCGCAAGGACGCCGGTGTGCAGGAGGCTCCCGACGCGGTGCTGCTGCCCGGCAAGGAGGACGACGTGGCGGCCATCCTGCGGTATTGCTCGCAGCGTGGCATCGCTGTCGTCCCGTTCGGCGGTGGCACCAGCGTGGTGGGCGGGCTCGACCCGATTCGCGGCCGGTTCGACGCCGTGGTGTCGCTGGATCTGCGCCGCTTCGACCGGTTGCACGCGCTCGACGAGGTATCCGGCGTGGCCGAGCTCGGTGCCGGCGTCACCGGCCCGCAGGCCGAAAGCCTGCTCGGCGAGCACGGCTTTTCGCTGGGGCATTTTCCGCAGAGCTTCGAGTTCGCCACCATCGGCGGCTTCGCGGCCACCCGCTCGTCGGGTCAGGATTCGGCGGGCTACGGGCGCTTCGACGACATGGTTCGCGGGCTGCGGGTCATCACTCCGGCGGGCGCGCTGGAGCTGGGCCGCGCCCCGGCGTCGGCGGCCGGACCGGACCTGCGAGAGTTGTTGATCGGCTCGGAAGGCGTGTTTGGTGTCATCACCCGGGTGCGGCTGCGCGTGCACCGGATACCTGAGGCCAGTATCTACGAGGCGTGGTCGTTTCCGGACTTCGCCACGGGAGCCGACGCCCTGCGCGCCGTCAGCCAAACCGGCACCGGACCGACCGTCATCCGGCTTTCCGACGAGGCCGAGACAGGGGTCAACCTCGCCACCACTGAGGCGATCGGCGAGCAGCAGATCACCGGGGGCTGCCTGGCGATCACGGTGTTCGTGGGCACCGCGGCCCACGCCGAGAGCAGGCACGCCGAGACGCGGGCGCTACTGCAAGCCCACGGCGGCACGTCGCTGGGCGAAGAGCCGGCGCGGGCCTGGCAGCGTGGCCGGTTCAGCGCACCCTACCTGCGCGATTCGCTGCTGGCCGCGGGCGCGTTGTGTGAGACCTTGGAGACCGCCACCGACTGGTCCAACATTGCCGCGCTGAAGGCCGCAGTCACCGATGCGCTGACTGTCGCGCTAGCCGAATCCGGCACACCGGCCCTGGTGTTATGCCACATTTCGCACGTGTATCCCACCGGCGCATCGCTGTATTTCACGGTCGTTGCCGGCCAGCGCGGCAACCCGATCGAGCAGTGGCGTGCCGCCAAGGCCGCCGCCTGCGACGCGATCATGGCCACCGGCGGCACCATCACCCACCACCACGCCGTCGGCGCCGATCACCGGCCGTGGCTGCGTGACGAGATCGGCGACTTGGGCGTGCAGATATTGCGTGCCGTCAAGTCCGCGCTCGATCCGGCCGGAATCCTTAACCCCGGCAAGCTGATTCCGTGA